The genome window CATGGCAAGGATATGTCCCTGCACCACATCATCAACAAACGCATAATTGCCAATACTTTTGCCATTGCCGGGGATAAAATGCCACTTTCCTTCAAGATACAATTTAACCATTCTGGTCACACCGTTGCTTTCGCTCAACAATCCCGGGCCATAAACCCTTGTAGGGTTCACAATCACTATGTGCTGCCCCTCTCCCGCCCTCTGGCGAATAATATCTTCAGCCGTTTTTTTTGATTTTTCATAATCAGTAAAAAAACCTGAAATGCCGGAAGTTTCATCTGTAAATGAGCCATCTTCTGAAGGGCCGAAAATTCCAGCAGTTGAAGTGAAAACAATCTTTTCAATGTTCAGCTTTTGGGCGACATTTAATACATTCAGCGTACCCTCCACATTCAATCTATAAAATGTGGAGGGATCCTTTTCCCAGGCTTTGGCACAGGCCGCCACATGAAATACTTGCCGGCAACCCAGCATGGCAAGCTCAAGGCTTTTGGCATCCAGTATATCACCTTTAAATAAAACAATATTCGAATGGTTTTTCAAAGATTTTGCCTTTTCTTCAGAACGGTACAGGGCATGAACCCTATACCCCATATCTGCAAGAGATAAAGCAAGACGGTTGCCTATATAGCCGGTTGCCCCGGTAAGAAACACATTCATATAAATATTATTTTCTTTTACTTCGTTTTATGTTTTCTTTTTCGTAACAGCCTGACCAGAACTTCAGCTTTCAACTCAAAGGCAACATAATTTGATACACAAAAATGTTGAATACCCAACAATGATCATCAGGGTTTCATAGGCAACACCTCCATTAAAGGGAGGTTGGTCACCGGCCAATGACTCACCTGGGCGTTTGTATTAAGGGCCACATCAACCTCGGGAGAAGTGAACGGTATCACTCCGATATTCCAGCCATCCATAACAATCAAAGGTATATCTGCTTTCAGGTCAGATAGCGATGCTTCAATGTTGATGGACTTGGTCTCTTTGGGCAGAAGGGAAATATAATTGTCGGAATAATATACAGGCAGTACTCTATTTTTTGAGTGTTGGCGCCTTAACTGAAGATGGGCCATCAGGGCAATCTGGGAACCCGGGTTATGAATGGTCACATTTATAATGCATTTGCCATCAACATCGAGACGTTTAGCTTTTACTTCAAGAGGAACAGTTGGCAAAGTGGCAAGTTCCTGCAAACTATCCGGATGCTCGGGAAGAGCCCTCCAATAGAAATTGTCAGAAATCAACTTTCCGTTACTGTCTTTTAATTCCAGCTTTACAAAATGAACTGCCGAAAGCGAAACAGGCCATTCGACCTGGCCCAGATCTGTTGCCCGGCTGGGCAAAGCAGTCACGTCATAATCATGCTGGTACTGAACAGTGCCGTCTAAATTATAAATTGCCAGACGGGCATGGGCACCGGTTAAGGGTTCCGGCAAATTATTAATGACCTGCACATTCCATTCTTTTTCGTTCAATTGTATATGAACAGGCTCACAGGCTTTCCTGACCGCGAACAAAGAGGAATTCGGTTCCAGGTCGTGGTGATAAAGTTGCCATACGAAGCTGGGCTGGGCAGGATTGCTCATCCAGGTTATCGCTCCGGTGCAGGGATTAAATAGTTTAGCAAAGCGGCCTTCATACATTGCACGG of Bacteroidota bacterium contains these proteins:
- a CDS encoding NAD-dependent epimerase/dehydratase family protein, which translates into the protein MNVFLTGATGYIGNRLALSLADMGYRVHALYRSEEKAKSLKNHSNIVLFKGDILDAKSLELAMLGCRQVFHVAACAKAWEKDPSTFYRLNVEGTLNVLNVAQKLNIEKIVFTSTAGIFGPSEDGSFTDETSGISGFFTDYEKSKKTAEDIIRQRAGEGQHIVIVNPTRVYGPGLLSESNGVTRMVKLYLEGKWHFIPGNGKSIGNYAFVDDVVQGHILAM